In a genomic window of Leishmania donovani BPK282A1 complete genome, chromosome 32:
- a CDS encoding chaperone protein DNAj, putative gives MSDDSVYALRGTSALYEVLGVSRNATQREIRQGYYRLAVLYHPDKNPEGSDVFKEVCFAHGILSDPEQRALYDSGTLRAELESRARACCPSMDPGVELSPEDLRVFVDRVRQTQEANRQVQSTFELRREEEMKRRAEFDAKNPAFKSEYEQARRRRHHACGGSTSAAHAHASATVDLSKTVPPKVRTSAEVLAELQREEEERLYGNPGIGPANSSSGKVAVSDGLSTKHHMLSHYRAAHSEASGAESLSSFYSGGSASATLRRRQLQTTSLPFVRAHCEKPQYSETISATVQAYANYDYLTFVEGGSMDHGELEGAIMADALGNYDRHH, from the coding sequence ATGAGCGACGACAGCGTTTATGCACTGAGAGGCACGTCTGCCCTTTATGAGGTCCTCGGTGTCTCGCGGAACGCCACGCAGCGCGAGATTCGCCAGGGCTACTATAGGCTTGCGGTGCTCTACCACCCCGACAAAAACCCAGAAGGGTCGGATGTCTTCAAAGAGGTTTGCTTTGCCCATGGAATTCTCTCTGACCCAGAGCAGCGTGCCTTGTACGACAGCGGCACGCTGCGTGCAGAGCTCGAGTCGAGGGCGCGTGCCTGCTGCCCTTCCATGGACCCAGGTGTGGAGCTGAGCCCAGAGGACCTGCGTGTTTTTGTGGACCGCGTGCGACAGACTCAGGAGGCCAATCGGCAGGTGCAGTCTACCTTTGAGCTGaggcgcgaggaggagatgaagCGAAGGGCAGAGTTTGATGCCAAGAATCCGGCCTTTAAGTCGGAGTAtgagcaggcgcgccgccggcgacaTCATGCCTGCGGAGGCTCCACTTCTGCAGCCCATGCACATGCTTCCGCCACTGTAGACCTATCAAAGACAGTACCACCCAAGGTGCGCACTTCCGCTGAGGTTCTGGCTGAGTtgcagcgggaggaggaagagcgcCTCTATGGAAATCCTGGAATCGGCCCTGCCAACTCAAGCAGCGGCAAAGTAGCGGTGAGCGACGGCCTCTCTACGAAGCATCACATGCTGTCGCACTATCGCGCCGCTCACAGCGAAGCTAGCGGAGCCGAAAGTCTTAGCAGCTTCtacagcggtggcagcgcctcAGCCACcctgcgacgccgccaacTGCAAACCACTAGCTTGCCATTTGTCAGGGCGCACTGCGAGAAGCCTCAATACAGCGAAACGATTAGTGCGACGGTGCAGGCGTATGCAAACTATGACTACCTCACTTTCGTTGAAGGGGGTAGTATGGATCACGGGGAACTGGAGGGGGCGATCATGGCCGATGCCTTGGGCAACTACGACCGACACCACTGA